From the Lathyrus oleraceus cultivar Zhongwan6 chromosome 4, CAAS_Psat_ZW6_1.0, whole genome shotgun sequence genome, one window contains:
- the LOC127073913 gene encoding E3 ubiquitin-protein ligase SIS3, whose translation MAIRGVDFKWYDGFFLSMLATSVVIVAINWKRYHSCTYPLHIWIVVDYTAVFVFRLLMFVDNGFAAGMGLDFGWQQRYARFCGRVAVLSILGLLLYPFLWAWTIVGTMWFRSAKSCLPEEGQKWGFLIWLLFSYCGLLCIACMSVGKWLTRRQAHLVRAQQGIPVSEYGVLVDMIRVPDWAFEAAGQETRGMGQDAAAYHPGLYLTPAQREAVEALIQELPKFMLKAVPTDCSECPICLEEFRVGNEVRGLPCAHNFHVECIDEWLRLNVKCPRCRCSVFPNLDLSALSNLRPDSERSSASVVTTTSYVRGQPSSQSYLLRLQGLLRPVRSEIAGPVGDTDNALQNAENGVVVPIVTQNAPNRVQVSSVECMPVSHSSAQT comes from the exons ATGGCCATCAGAGGCGTTGATTTCAAGTG GTACGATGGGTTTTTCTTGTCCATGCTCGCCACCAGCGT AGTTATTGTTGCAATTAATTGGAAGCGCTACCATTCTTGTACATACCCATTGCACATATGGATTGTG GTGGACTATACTGCTGTGTTTGTTTTCCGGCTCTTGATGTTTGTTGATAATGGCTTTGCTGCGGGAATGGGTTT AGATTTTGGGTGGCAGCAGAGATACGCCCGTTTCTGTGGAAGAGTAGCTGTCCTCTCAATCCTTGGATTGCTTCTTTATCCATTTCTTTGGGCTTGGACTATAGTTGGTACCATGTGGTTCAGGAGTGCCAAGAGCTGT TTGCCTGAAGAGGGTCAGAAATGGGGATTTCTCATCTGGTTACTTTTTAGCTACTGTGGACTTCTTTGCATTGCTTGCATGTCAGTGGGAAAG TGGTTGACTCGACGACAAGCACACTTAGTGCGTGCCCAACAGGGTATTCCAGTGTCTGAATATGGG GTTTTGGTCGATATGATCCGCGTGCCTGATTGGGCATTTGAAGCCGCGGGTCAAGAGACAAGGGGCATGGGCCAAGATGCTGCTGCATATCATCCAGGACTTTACCTAACACCAGCTCAG AGAGAAGCAGTTGAAGCATTGATTCAGGAACTCCCAAAGTTCATGTTAAAGGCTGTTCCTACTGATTGCAGTGAATGCCCCATCTGCTTAGAAGAGTTCCGTGTTGGGAATGAG GTTCGTGGCTTGCCTTGTGCACACAATTTTCATGTTGAATGCATTGACGAGTGGCTTAGGCTGAATGTGAAATGTCCTCGGTGCCGTTGCTCAGTGTTCCCAAATCTTGATCTTAGTGCCCTGTCCAATCTCCGTCCAGATTCTGAACGATCTTCTGCCAGTGTTGTGACAACAACTAGCTATGTGAGAGGCCAACCTTCCAGTCAAAGTTACCTGTTAAGGTTACAGGGACTTCTCCGCCCAGTGCGTTCTGAAATTGCAGGGCCAGTTGGTGACACAGATAATGCTTTGCAAAATGCTGAGAATGGTGTTGTTGTACCTATTGTGACACAAAATGCACCAAACAGAGTCCAAGTCTCTTCTGTGGAATGCATGCCTGTTAGTCATTCCTCTGCACAAACTTAG